In Janthinobacterium sp. J1-1, a single genomic region encodes these proteins:
- the uraH gene encoding hydroxyisourate hydrolase → MGKLSTHVLDIAHGRPGAGVKVALFSVAPEGKVLLKMDVTNQDGRCSTPLLEGDTMKAGQYELVFNAGDYFAAQGVQLPSPRFIDLVTLSFGIAHTDENYHVPLVVSPWSYSTYRGS, encoded by the coding sequence ATGGGAAAACTCAGCACGCACGTACTCGATATCGCCCACGGCCGGCCCGGCGCAGGCGTCAAGGTCGCCCTGTTTTCGGTCGCGCCGGAAGGCAAGGTCTTGCTGAAGATGGATGTGACCAACCAGGACGGCCGCTGCAGCACGCCGCTGCTGGAAGGCGACACCATGAAAGCGGGCCAGTATGAACTGGTCTTCAATGCCGGCGACTACTTTGCCGCCCAAGGCGTGCAATTGCCCTCGCCGCGCTTTATCGACCTGGTGACCCTGTCGTTCGGCATCGCCCACACCGATGAAAACTACCATGTGCCGCTGGTGGTGTCGCCGTGGTCGTATTCGACATATCGGGGCAGTTGA
- the puuE gene encoding allantoinase PuuE, producing the protein MSTYDNYPRDLIGYGRTPPHPQWPGQARIALQFVLNYEEGAENSVLHGDAASETFLSEMIGAAAFPTRHLSMESIYEYGSRAGLWRLLRMFEDRKLPLTVFGVSMALKRNPEAVAAFQQLGHEIACHGLRWISYQNMDEASEREHMREAVQIIRELTGSAPQGWYTGRDSPNTRKLVVEHGGFRYDADYYGDDLPFWEKVAYTDASGAPAVQPQLIVPYTLDTNDMRFAAMQGFNSGTQFFDYLKDAFDVLYAEGDPNGLNQPKMLSVGLHCRLVGRPGRAAALARFLDYVQGHEQVWITRRIDIAEHWHAKHPYIG; encoded by the coding sequence ATGAGCACTTACGACAACTATCCGCGCGACCTGATCGGCTATGGCCGCACGCCACCCCATCCGCAGTGGCCGGGCCAGGCCCGCATCGCGCTGCAATTCGTGCTCAACTATGAAGAGGGCGCGGAAAACAGCGTGCTGCACGGCGATGCGGCATCGGAAACGTTTTTATCGGAAATGATCGGCGCGGCGGCGTTTCCCACGCGCCACCTGAGCATGGAGTCGATTTATGAATACGGCTCGCGCGCGGGACTATGGCGGCTACTGCGCATGTTCGAGGACCGGAAGTTGCCGCTGACGGTGTTCGGCGTCTCGATGGCCTTGAAGCGCAATCCGGAAGCCGTGGCGGCCTTCCAGCAGCTGGGCCATGAGATCGCCTGCCATGGCCTGCGCTGGATTTCGTACCAGAACATGGATGAAGCGAGCGAGCGCGAGCATATGCGCGAAGCCGTGCAGATTATCCGCGAGCTGACCGGTTCCGCCCCGCAAGGCTGGTACACCGGGCGCGATTCGCCGAATACGCGCAAACTGGTGGTGGAACATGGCGGCTTTCGCTACGACGCCGACTATTATGGCGACGACCTGCCGTTCTGGGAAAAGGTCGCTTATACGGATGCGAGCGGCGCGCCGGCCGTGCAGCCGCAGCTGATCGTGCCGTACACGCTCGATACCAACGACATGCGCTTTGCCGCCATGCAGGGTTTTAATTCGGGCACGCAATTTTTTGATTATCTGAAGGACGCTTTCGACGTGCTGTATGCGGAGGGCGACCCGAACGGCCTGAACCAGCCGAAGATGCTGTCGGTCGGCTTGCATTGCCGGCTGGTGGGGCGGCCTGGCCGCGCGGCGGCGCTGGCGCGCTTTCTCGACTATGTACAAGGGCATGAACAGGTGTGGATCACGCGCCGCATCGATATCGCCGAGCATTGGCATGCCAAGCATCCCTATATCGGCTGA